In Paenacidovorax monticola, the genomic window CCCGATGGTCGTAAGTGCTAAAGACTCCGAATGCTATCCATCCCAGGGTTAGGGTATACAGTACTAAAGTGGCAATGAGCCGTTGTGATGAATAGTTGTTCTTGAGAATGAAGGCAGGAATCAGCAATGCAGGAAGAAGATTGGTCCGTGCAGAGCACAAGATAAATATCAGAAGATAGAGAAGATACTCTAGTCGTGAAACACTTTTGCCCGGCGGCTCTCTGTTCAGAAGTATCCAGATGCTGACGATCAATAGCGTGATAGACGCACACAATCCATCGATTGTTGGCGAAAGAAATTGAAAAATGGACATCGGCGTGAGCAGCAGCATCAGTGCCAATGGGCTGGGAGTATGAAGCAGGCAGGCCCAAACGATGATGGCGAATGATGTTGCGATGACGATGGCACGTGTAAGCTCGTAGCTCGTTCGCATTGAAAAATCGAGCTGGCGCGAAATGAAAAGCCCAGCCGCATGCGGAACATAAATCAGCGGGATGTAATATCCGGTGCCTGCCGAATTGGCAAAGACCTGATGTCCAGCCCAGTTGATATCCTTGGCTCGCTCCATCACCACTTTGGCAGGGGGGTTGCCCGAGCGCGGCATCATGGCGGCAAGGAATGAATCCAGGTTTGCATCAACCCAACCGCCTTCTCGCCCTTTCAGTCGCTGCGCATCAGGTTGCAAGAGCCACTGACCATGTGCAATCATATCTGCGCGCAGCAGATGTACGTTTTCATCAGGCGATTGAACTGCAGGCATGACACGAGTGACAACTGCTGCAATGAGAAAAATGATGAACGCAAATAATCCCAGGCGCGTGCGCTGATTCATCGTGTTAATGCCCCGGCGGACTGAGGGCATGAGTGGTAAAGGGAAATTGGCAGGCAAGAGTTGACAGAACCCTTGCAATGGTTAACGCGAAGAGGAGAAGATGCAGATGATGCCTGTAGCAATCAGCGCCGATCCGATGAAATATCCTGGGGAGTATCTTTCGCCAAAAAGCCAGTGGCTTGCCAAAGGAACGAAGACAAATGCCAAGGCCATGATCGGGTATATCTTCCCAAGCTCTGCGTGTCTCAGAATGAGAACCCACCCGACGGATGTCACGCCATAAAGTGCCATGGTGGCACCAAAAAACATGATGGGGCGGATCGCAAAAATGCTGCCCGCCTGGTTGAGTGCGAGGGCACTGTATTTGAACATCACTTGACCGGCAGCGATGCCTGCTACGCACACAAGGGCTAGCAAATATAAACCCACTGCCATTTCAGTGTTGCTCCTTTGGGAGAGCGTTGGATGGAAGCCTGCGATGCAATAATTTATGGATAGGTGATTGCGGCTGGCTGGCGATATCATTGCTGACGAAGGCCAGCAGCAAATGCAAGCCTGTCAAGATTGGAAGTGCTGCAAGCATTACGGTTCCTGAAGAGGATGGAATCTTTGCCATGCTGGATTCGATCCAATGTGTGGCCCCGAATGCAGTACCAAAAACCATCAGAGTGAGTCCAAGAGGCAGTTCGAGGGATGCTACGGACATGCCTCGAAGATAGTAGTTGTAGAATATTCGCTTGAGTGTGTTGCGAATATGCTTGGCAAGAAATTCTGGAAGAATCTTGCTGATGCGTAAATTGCTCTGCTCGTCGCCATAAAAGGCATCCATTGGGACATCAACGACCACTGCACGGAGGGTGTTGAGGCGAAAGAGCATGTCCGTTTCGAAGAAGTAGCGCTTGCTAATTTTCTCCATGGGCAAATGGCTGGCCACCTTGGCGTGCACCGCAGTGTACCCATTCGTTGGGTCAAAGAGTCCCCAATATCCAGTGGAGAGCCTGCTCATGAAGGAGAGAACGGCGTTTCCAAACAGCCGTATGAAAGGCATCCGATGGATCATCTCAAGATGGAAAAACCGATTGCCTTTTGTATAGTCGGCTTCACCTGCTGCAATCGGGGCAACGAATGCGGGCAGCAACTGCGGATCCATCTGGCCATCCCCGTCAATTTTGACGATGATGTCGTGCCCGTCTGCGATGGCCGCACGGTACCCTGTCATCACCGCGCCACCTACACCCTGGTTTTCCGCATGAACCCGTACATGCACTCTAGGGTCTGTGCATTGCTCTTGCACATACGAGCCCGACCCTTCTGGGCAGCAATCGTCAATGACGTAAATCGCATCAACCTCGGGGCCGATGCGGGCAATAACGTCCAGAATGTGTCGACGAACGCGGAAACATGGAATAGTAACGGCAATAGACATGCACTAGATCATAGGGAGAAAATATATTTCTTCCAATGCTGGAGTGCAGAAAAAGTAACCAAGAGAACCTGTCCTTCGCCTGCGCTGCTCTCGAGCCAGATTACAGGTAATTTGGGAAAGGCTTCCTCAAAATGTTCGCGTTCGTTGCCGATTTCCAGGACCAGCACCGCGTGCTCGCTCATGCAGGCTGAGGCATCGGCCAGCAGGCGACGGATGAAGTCCATGCCATCCGCGCCGCCTGCCAGCGCCAGTTCCGGCTCGGCACGGTACTCGGCGGGCAGGGTGGACATGCTCTGTGCGTTCACGTAGGGCGGGTTGCACAGGATCAGATCCCAGGGGCCCGGCACGGCCGAGAGGCCGTCGGACTGCACGAGCCGCACACGGTCCTGCAGGCCATGGCGGTCCACATTGATGCGGGCGACGGCCAGGGCGTCGGGCGAGATGTCGGCGCCCGTCACCTCGACCTCGGGGTAGGCCATGGCGGCCAGCACCGCGAGGCTGCCGTTGCCGGTGCACAGGTCCAGCACCTGGCGGGTATGTTCTCCCAGCCAGTCGTCGATGCTGCCGTCGGCCAGCAATTCTGCGATGAAGCTGCGCGGCACGATGGCGCGCTCGTCCACGTAGAACGGCACGCCTTGAAGCCATGCTTCGCGCGTGAGGTAGGCGGCGGGCTTGCGGGTAGCGATGCGCTCTTCAAAAAGCATAGCTACCAGCGCTTGCTGGGCTTGCGGTACGGGCTGATTCTCGATGGAGTCCGGCGCGTCGCCCAGCACGCTGTCCAGGGGCAGGCCCAGGCGCCAGAGCACAAGCCAGGCGGCTTCGTCGTGTGCGTTGGTCGTGCCGTGGCCAAAGCCCACGCCGGCGGCCTGCAGGCGTGCCGCACCGGAGGCGATGAGTGCGCCGATGGTCTGACCCTGTACGGCGGCGCTCATGCCGCGGCCTGCTGGGCGTGGAGGTTTTCGAGCGTGCGGCGGTAGATATTCTTCAGGGGCTCGATATCCGCCACGACCACATGCTCGTCGATCTTGTGGATGGTGGCGTTGGGCGGCCCCAGTTCGATGACCTGGGGGCAGATCTGCGCGATGAAGCGGCCATCGCTCGTGCCGCCCGTGGTGGACAGCTCGGTGGCCAGGCCCGTCTCCGCCTGGATGGCCTGCTGCACCGCCGTGACGAGATCGCCCGGCGTGGTGAGGAAGGGCTGGCCGCCCAGGGTCCACTGCAGGTCATACTCCAGGCCATGGCGGTCGAGCACGGCATGCACGCGCTCCTTGAGGCCGTCGGCCGTGGACTCGGTGCAGAAGCGGAAGTTGAAATCGATCACCACGCTGCCCGGGATCACATTGGTCGCACCCGTGCCGCCGTGGATGTTGCTCATCTGCCAGCTTGTGGGTGGAAAGAAGGCATTGCCCTGGTCCCACTGCGTGGCGGCGAGCTCGGCAAGGGCCGGCACGGCCTGGTGGATGGGGTTGCGCGCGAGTTGCGGGTAGGCGATATGGCCTTGCACGCCCTTGACCGTGAGCTTGCCCGACAGCGTGCCGCGGCGGCCGTTCTTGATCATGTCGCCGGTCTTCTCGACCGAGGTCGGTTCGCCGACGATGCACCACGACAGCGCTTCGCCGCGCTCGCGCAGGCGCTCGACCACGATCTTGGTGCCGTCCACGGAGGGGCCTTCCTCATCGCTCGTGAGCAGAAAGGCGATGCCGATGGCGGGCTCGGGCGTGGCGGCCAGGAACTCTTCCACGGCGACGACGAAGGCCGCGATCGAGGTCTTCATGTCGCTCGCGCCACGGCCATAGAGCTTGCCGTCGCGGTGCGTGGGCGAGAACGGGTCGCTGCTCCACTGCTCCAGCGGTCCCGTGGGTACCACGTCGGTGTGGCCCGCGAAGACGACGGTCTTGCCCACGGCGGGCCGCTTGGCCCACAGGTTGCTGACGCGGAAGTCGGCAGGCCCGCTGTCCATGCGTTCGCAGGCAAAACCGAGAGGGACGAGGCGCGCGGCCAGCAGGTCCAGGCACCCGGCATCTTCGGGTGTGACGGAGGGGCGGGAGATCAGCTGTTCGGCCAGTTGCAGGGTACGCGGCATGGAATGGGGTAGGGCGGTGTCAGGCGGGCTTGACGTCCAACACGATTTCGGTGAATGAAGGCTCGTCCTCTTCGGGCGCCTGGCCCGCTTCCTTGTTGGCCTGCGCGGCCTTGGTCGCGAGCGAGAAGTCGTTCTGCAGGCGCCACATGAGGTTGGTGGGCGAGTCGGCGTAGGCCAGGCCTTCCTTGCGGTCGATCCGGTTTTCCAGGATCAGGTGGGCCAGGGCCTCCTCGAAGGTCTGCGAGCCTTCGGCCATGGACTTCTCCATGGCTTCGCGCACGCCCGAGAAGTCGCTCTTCTCGATCAGCTCGGCCACGAGCTTGGTGTTGAGCATGACCTCCACGGCCGGCACGCGCTCGCCTGCCGGCGTGCGCACCAGGCGCTGTGACACCACGGCCTTGAGGGCCGATGCGAGGTCGCCCAGCATGGTGGGGCGCACCTCGACGGGGTAGAAGGAGAGGATCCGGTTGAGCGCGTGGTAGCTGTTGTTGCCGTGCAGCGTGGCCAGGCACAGGTGGCCCGACTGGGCATAGGCGATGGCGGCGGACATGGTCTCGCGGTCGCGGATTTCGCCGATGAGGATCACGTCGGGGGCCTGGCGCAGCGCGTTCTTGAGCGCGGTCTGCAGCGACTGGGTGTCGCTGCCGATCTCGCGCTGGTTCACGATCGAGCGCTTGTTGCGGAACTGGTACTCGACCGGGTCCTCGATCGTGAGGATGTGCCCCGTGAGCTGGCTGTTGCGGCTGTCGATCATGGACGCGAGCGTGGTGCTCTTGCCCGAGCCGGTGGCGCCTACCACGAGGATGAGGCCGCGCTTTTCCAGGATGAGCTCGCCCAGCACGGGCGGCAGGTTCAGCGACGACAGCTCCGGGATGTGCTGGGCGATGAAACGCACCACCACGGCGTAGCTGCCGCGCTGGCGCATCGCGCTCACGCGAAAGCGTCCCACGCCCGAGAGCGGCACGCCCATGTTGAGTTCGCCGGTTTCCTCCAGCTCCTCGATGCGGTCGGGCGGGACGATCTCGGACAGCAGATTCTTGGGCGCGTCGGGCGGCAGGATCTGGCTGTTGATCGGCACGCATTCGCCGTTGATCTTGATCAGCGCCGGCGCATTGGCCGACAGGTATACGTCCGAGGCCTTCTTCTCGGCCATCAGGCGCAGAATCCGCTCCATCGTGCTCATGGGGGCCCTCTCGTTTCTTGTGTCGGTGTGTTCGGCGCTGGAGATCGAGGCAAACGCGAGGTTCAGTCGCGCAGCAGGTCGTTCAGGCTGGTCTTGGAGCGCGTCTGCGCATCCACGGTCTTCACGATGACGGCAGCGTAGGTGGCGTAGTCCTGGCCGCTCTTGGTCTTCTTGGGCAGGCTGCCGCTGATGACCACGCTGCCCGATGGCACGCGCCCGTAGCTGATCTTGCCGGTGTCGCGGTTGAAGATGGGGGTGCTCTGGCCGATGTACACGCCCATGCCCAGCACGGAGTTCTCTTCGACGATCACGCCTTCAACCACCTCGGAGCGCGCGCCGATGAAGCAGTTGTCCTCGATGATGGTGGGGTTGGCTTGCAGGGGTTCCAGCACGCCGCCCAGGCCCACGCCACCCGACAGGTGCACGTTCTTGCCCACCTGTGCGCAGCTGCCCACAGTGGCCCAGGTGTCGACCATGGTGCCTTCGTCCACGTAGGCGCCGATGTTCACGTAGCTGGGCATCAGGATCGCGCCCTTGGCGATGAAGCTGCCGCGGCGGGCCACGGCCGGGGGCACCACGCGCACGCCGGTGGCGGCCATTTCATCGGCCGAGAGGTGGGCGAACTTGGTCTGCACCTTGTCGTAGAAGCCCAGGTCGCCGGCCTTGATGGACTCGTTGTCCTTGAGGCGGAACGACAGCAGCACGGCCTTCTTGATCCACTGGTGCACGGTCCACTGGCCCACGCCTTCGCGCGTGGCCACGCGCAGCTTGCCGTTGTTGAGCTCGGCGATCACATGTTCGACGGCGTCGGCCACTTCCTTCGGAGCGGCCTTGGGCGAGATGCTGGCGCGGTTTTCCCAGGCGGCGTCGATGATCTGTTGCAGTTGTTGGGTCATTGGATGGCTCAGTTCTTATGGGATTGGATGAATTGCACGATGCGCGAGGCCGCCTCGACGCATTCCTCGGTCTCGGCCACGAGGGCCATGCGCACGCGCTGGGCACCGGGGTTCACGCCCGCGGATTCACGCGCGAGGTAGCTGCCCGGCAGCACGGTGACATTGTATTGAGCCAGCAGGGCGCGGGCGAACTCGGCATCGCTCATACCGAGGTGCTCCGGCACCTTGGCCCAGAGGTAGAAGCCCGCGTCGGGCAGGGCTACCTCCATCACGGCGGCGAGCATGGGCGTTACCTGGGCGAACTTCTGGCGGTACAGCGCGCGGTTCTCGACCACATGCTGCTCGTCATTCCAGGCCGCGACGCTCGCGCCTTGCACGGTAGGGCCCATGGCGCTGCCATGGTAGGTGCGGTAGAGCAGAAAGGCCTTGATGAGCTGGGCATCGCCAGCGACGAAGCCGCTGCGCAGGCCCGGCACATTGCTGCGCTTGGACAGGCTCGTGAAGGCGATGAGGTTGCGGTAGTCGCTTCGTCCGAGCCGGGCCGCCGCCTCCAGGCCGCCCAGGGGGGGCTCGTCGCGGAAGTAGATCTCGCTGTAGCACTCGTCCGAGGCGATCACGAAGCCGTAGCGGTCGGACAGCGCAAAGAGCTTTTCCCACTCGGACAGCGGCATCACGGCCCCCGTGGGATTGCCCGGCGAGCAGACGAACAGCAACTGCGCGTTCTGCCACACGGATTCGGGCACGCTGTCCCAGTCCACCGCGAAATTGCGCGCCGGGTCGCTGGGCGCGTAGTAGGGCGTGGCGCCTGCCAGCAGGGTGGCCCCCTCGTAGATTTGATAGAACGGGTTGGGGCAGACCACCATGGCGCCTGGGCGCGTGGCATCGATCACGGTCTGGGCGAAGGCGAACAGCGCCTCGCGCGAGCCGTTGATGGGCAGTACCTGGGTGGCGGCATCGAGCGCCAGACCATAGCGCCGCTGCATCCAGGCGGCGCAGGCCTCGCGCAGGCGTGGCTCGCCGGCCGTGGCGGGGTAGCTGGCAAGGCCGCCCAGGCTCTGGGTCAGAGCCTCCTTGATGAAGGCGGGAGTGGGGTGGCGGGGCTCGCCCATGCCCAGGCTGATGGGGCTGTACTGGGCCGCAGGCGTCACCCCCGCGAAAAGCTGCCGCAGCCGCTCGAAGGGATAGGGCTGGAGTTTGGAGAGCAGGGGATTCATGGCCCGCCATTATGTGGGAAGGGGGGCCGCCTGCCGGGTGCCGGGGGTGATGCCCCGCGTTATGAATGTCTGAATGCCCTGGTTATTCCGGCCTTGTCAATCCGGCGTAAGAGGTTACAACTAGTATCAAAAGCATAAGACAAGACAAGTGCATCTGGAGACATCGACAATGGCTGGATTCCTTCCTTTGCGGCCGGGGCTGTGGCTGATGCGGCGCCTGCGCCTGCCGGGCAAGCTCGGCCTGCTGGGCGCCGTGGCGCTGGCGGCCCTGGTGGCCACGGCCTGGGCCGAGGGGCCGGCATGGACCTGGGGCCTGATGGCGGCGGGAAGTCTGGCGGTGGCCTACCTGCTGGCCGCGCTGCATGTGAGCCAGTCGGAGGACCTGGCCCGTCTCCAGCGCACGATGGAGCAGACCACCAGCGGCGACCTGCGCGCGCGCGCCGCCCTGGCGGGGCATGACGAACTGGGCGAGATGTCCGCGCTGCTGGACCGCATGGTGCTCGCGCTCTCGGCCATGGTGGCCGACATCCGCAGCAACGCCGCCCTGGTGGCCCATGCGGGGCAGAGCCTCGCGGTGGACAACCGGGCTCTTGCCGAGCGCACCGAACAGCAGGCGGCCAACCTGGAGCAGACGGCGGCGAGCGTGGAGCAACTGTCGGCCACCGTGCAGAGCAACGCCCAGACGGCCCAGGGCGCCGATCAGCGCGCGGCCCAGGTGCGCGACGCCGCCGAAGCGGGAGCCGAGGCCATGGCCCGGGCCGTGCAGTCCGTGGAAGCCATCCAGCAGAGTGCGCGCCGCATGAACGAGATCATCGGCGTGATCGACGGTATTGCCTTCCAGACGAACATCCTCGCGCTGAACGCGGCCGTGGAGGCCGCACGCGCGGGCGAGCAGGGGCGCGGCTTCGCCGTCGTGGCGGCGGAGGTGCGTACGCTGGCCCAGCGCTCGGGGGAAGCCGCGCGCGAGATCCGCCAGCTCATCGGTACCTCGGTGCAGCAGGTCGAGACCAGTGCGGGCCTCATCCGCGCCGCTGGCGAAGGCATTGCCGGCATGGCCGGCGGCATCCGCACCGTGGCGGCCAACATGACGGAGATCTCCCACTCGGGCCAGGAGCAGAGCACGGGGCTTGCCGAGATCAGCACCGCCGTGCAGCAGCTCGACCAGATCACGCAGCGCAACGCGCAGATGGTGGGCAACGCCGTGCAGCAGGCCGAGGCGCTGGAGCACCGCGCGTCCACGCTGTCGAGCGCGGTGGCGGCCTTCCGGCTGCAGCAGGGCACGGCGGACGAGGCCGTGGCGCTGGTGGAGCGGGCCGTGGCGCTGCGCCGTCGCGCAGGCTCGCGCGACCAGTTCCTGCGCACCATCACCGACAAGAGCCAGCCGTTCCACGACCGCGACATGTACGTGTTCGCACTCGACGGCGACGGCACCTACCTGGCCTTTGGGGGTAACCCGGCCAAGGTGGGCACGCGCGTGCAGGACATTCCCGGCATTGCCGGCGACCGGCTGGTGCACGACATCCTGGCCCAGGCCCGGCGCGGGCCGGGCTGGGTGGAGTACGACATCACCAACCCCGCCACGGGCAAGGTGCAGACCAAGATGTCCTTTGTCCAGGGGCAGGACGACCTGGTGCTGGGCTGCGGGGTCTACAAGTCGCTGGCGGCCGCCTAGGGATCTATACCCGCCGCTGCCGCGCGCGCGCCAGGGCCGCGGCGATCACGGATGGCTTGGGGTCCGCGGTGGCGGTGCTTTCTGCCGCAGGCGTGGCCTCCTCGCGGGCCAGGCGTTGCTGGCGCGCGTGGTAGCGTTCGCGGGCGGTATCGGCCTGCACCGGGGACCAGGCGGCCCAGCCCGTGGCGCCCGGGCTGGCATCCTCCAGCCCGATGCAGTCCACGGGGCACACTGGAATGCACAGTTCGCAGCCCGTGCAGTGGGGCGCGATCACCGTGTGCATGAGCTTGTTGGCACCCAGGATGGCGTCCGTAGGACAGGCCTTGATGCACAGCGTGCAGCCGATGCACCAGGCCTCGTCGATCACGGCCACCGTGCGCGGCCCTTCCCGCCCGTTTCCCGAGTTGAGCGCCTGCACGGGCTGGCCCGTGATGGCAGCCAGCCGGGCAATGCCTTCGGCCCCGCCGGGCGGGCACTGGTTGATGGGAGCGCCTTCCGTGGCGATGGCGCGTGCGTAGGCCGCGCAATCGGGGTAGCCGCAGCGCGTGCACTGGGTCTGGGGCAGGGCGGCGTCGATGCGGGCCGCCAGCCCCTGCAGGCCGGCGGACGCCATGGGGCCGCTCAAGCCTTGCGGGGCGCGCGCCGCGCGCGCCGCGCGCGGGGCGCGGGGGCCGCCGTCACGGCGGGCTGTGCGCCGGCCTCCGCGGCCGCAGGCGATGCGGCGGCCTGCGTGGCCTTGCCGCGCGAGGACTGCGCGGGCTCATGGGCCTGGATGAACTGGCGCACCTGCGGGTACACCATTTCGCGCCAGCGGCGGCCGCTGAAGATGCCGTAGTGGCCCGCGCCCTTGACCTCCAGGTGGTGCTGTTCAGCACCCTGGATGCCGGTGCACAGGTCGTGGGCGGCGCGGGTCTGGCCCGAGCCGGAGATGTCGTCCAGCTCGCCTTCCACCGTGAGCAGCGCGGAGCGGGTG contains:
- the dapD gene encoding 2,3,4,5-tetrahydropyridine-2,6-dicarboxylate N-succinyltransferase, which translates into the protein MTQQLQQIIDAAWENRASISPKAAPKEVADAVEHVIAELNNGKLRVATREGVGQWTVHQWIKKAVLLSFRLKDNESIKAGDLGFYDKVQTKFAHLSADEMAATGVRVVPPAVARRGSFIAKGAILMPSYVNIGAYVDEGTMVDTWATVGSCAQVGKNVHLSGGVGLGGVLEPLQANPTIIEDNCFIGARSEVVEGVIVEENSVLGMGVYIGQSTPIFNRDTGKISYGRVPSGSVVISGSLPKKTKSGQDYATYAAVIVKTVDAQTRSKTSLNDLLRD
- a CDS encoding PilT/PilU family type 4a pilus ATPase, which gives rise to MSTMERILRLMAEKKASDVYLSANAPALIKINGECVPINSQILPPDAPKNLLSEIVPPDRIEELEETGELNMGVPLSGVGRFRVSAMRQRGSYAVVVRFIAQHIPELSSLNLPPVLGELILEKRGLILVVGATGSGKSTTLASMIDSRNSQLTGHILTIEDPVEYQFRNKRSIVNQREIGSDTQSLQTALKNALRQAPDVILIGEIRDRETMSAAIAYAQSGHLCLATLHGNNSYHALNRILSFYPVEVRPTMLGDLASALKAVVSQRLVRTPAGERVPAVEVMLNTKLVAELIEKSDFSGVREAMEKSMAEGSQTFEEALAHLILENRIDRKEGLAYADSPTNLMWRLQNDFSLATKAAQANKEAGQAPEEDEPSFTEIVLDVKPA
- the prmB gene encoding 50S ribosomal protein L3 N(5)-glutamine methyltransferase — protein: MSAAVQGQTIGALIASGAARLQAAGVGFGHGTTNAHDEAAWLVLWRLGLPLDSVLGDAPDSIENQPVPQAQQALVAMLFEERIATRKPAAYLTREAWLQGVPFYVDERAIVPRSFIAELLADGSIDDWLGEHTRQVLDLCTGNGSLAVLAAMAYPEVEVTGADISPDALAVARINVDRHGLQDRVRLVQSDGLSAVPGPWDLILCNPPYVNAQSMSTLPAEYRAEPELALAGGADGMDFIRRLLADASACMSEHAVLVLEIGNEREHFEEAFPKLPVIWLESSAGEGQVLLVTFSALQHWKKYIFSL
- the dapC gene encoding succinyldiaminopimelate transaminase, translating into MNPLLSKLQPYPFERLRQLFAGVTPAAQYSPISLGMGEPRHPTPAFIKEALTQSLGGLASYPATAGEPRLREACAAWMQRRYGLALDAATQVLPINGSREALFAFAQTVIDATRPGAMVVCPNPFYQIYEGATLLAGATPYYAPSDPARNFAVDWDSVPESVWQNAQLLFVCSPGNPTGAVMPLSEWEKLFALSDRYGFVIASDECYSEIYFRDEPPLGGLEAAARLGRSDYRNLIAFTSLSKRSNVPGLRSGFVAGDAQLIKAFLLYRTYHGSAMGPTVQGASVAAWNDEQHVVENRALYRQKFAQVTPMLAAVMEVALPDAGFYLWAKVPEHLGMSDAEFARALLAQYNVTVLPGSYLARESAGVNPGAQRVRMALVAETEECVEAASRIVQFIQSHKN
- a CDS encoding glycosyltransferase family 2 protein, with the translated sequence MSIAVTIPCFRVRRHILDVIARIGPEVDAIYVIDDCCPEGSGSYVQEQCTDPRVHVRVHAENQGVGGAVMTGYRAAIADGHDIIVKIDGDGQMDPQLLPAFVAPIAAGEADYTKGNRFFHLEMIHRMPFIRLFGNAVLSFMSRLSTGYWGLFDPTNGYTAVHAKVASHLPMEKISKRYFFETDMLFRLNTLRAVVVDVPMDAFYGDEQSNLRISKILPEFLAKHIRNTLKRIFYNYYLRGMSVASLELPLGLTLMVFGTAFGATHWIESSMAKIPSSSGTVMLAALPILTGLHLLLAFVSNDIASQPQSPIHKLLHRRLPSNALPKEQH
- a CDS encoding methyl-accepting chemotaxis protein, with product MAGFLPLRPGLWLMRRLRLPGKLGLLGAVALAALVATAWAEGPAWTWGLMAAGSLAVAYLLAALHVSQSEDLARLQRTMEQTTSGDLRARAALAGHDELGEMSALLDRMVLALSAMVADIRSNAALVAHAGQSLAVDNRALAERTEQQAANLEQTAASVEQLSATVQSNAQTAQGADQRAAQVRDAAEAGAEAMARAVQSVEAIQQSARRMNEIIGVIDGIAFQTNILALNAAVEAARAGEQGRGFAVVAAEVRTLAQRSGEAAREIRQLIGTSVQQVETSAGLIRAAGEGIAGMAGGIRTVAANMTEISHSGQEQSTGLAEISTAVQQLDQITQRNAQMVGNAVQQAEALEHRASTLSSAVAAFRLQQGTADEAVALVERAVALRRRAGSRDQFLRTITDKSQPFHDRDMYVFALDGDGTYLAFGGNPAKVGTRVQDIPGIAGDRLVHDILAQARRGPGWVEYDITNPATGKVQTKMSFVQGQDDLVLGCGVYKSLAAA
- a CDS encoding DUF2142 domain-containing protein, translating into MNQRTRLGLFAFIIFLIAAVVTRVMPAVQSPDENVHLLRADMIAHGQWLLQPDAQRLKGREGGWVDANLDSFLAAMMPRSGNPPAKVVMERAKDINWAGHQVFANSAGTGYYIPLIYVPHAAGLFISRQLDFSMRTSYELTRAIVIATSFAIIVWACLLHTPSPLALMLLLTPMSIFQFLSPTIDGLCASITLLIVSIWILLNREPPGKSVSRLEYLLYLLIFILCSARTNLLPALLIPAFILKNNYSSQRLIATLVLYTLTLGWIAFGVFSTYDHRVVRSLPTTEIMIRYLRSPSEFFILLWDTVMDNDLRRFYKHSFIGILGWIDTPISRQSIRIIFSALILVVLIQAFRAPWRSALEMRGLMLFISFSSALLIFFAMAVSWSNYPALRIIGVHGRYFTIPAIFLAYAFENLNAGKPALKPWVVFALLCFSGYSLYAMTSAVIIQHEMPFF
- a CDS encoding RnfABCDGE type electron transport complex subunit B, which codes for MASAGLQGLAARIDAALPQTQCTRCGYPDCAAYARAIATEGAPINQCPPGGAEGIARLAAITGQPVQALNSGNGREGPRTVAVIDEAWCIGCTLCIKACPTDAILGANKLMHTVIAPHCTGCELCIPVCPVDCIGLEDASPGATGWAAWSPVQADTARERYHARQQRLAREEATPAAESTATADPKPSVIAAALARARQRRV
- a CDS encoding 4-amino-4-deoxy-L-arabinose-phospho-UDP flippase produces the protein MAVGLYLLALVCVAGIAAGQVMFKYSALALNQAGSIFAIRPIMFFGATMALYGVTSVGWVLILRHAELGKIYPIMALAFVFVPLASHWLFGERYSPGYFIGSALIATGIICIFSSSR
- the dapE gene encoding succinyl-diaminopimelate desuccinylase, with translation MPRTLQLAEQLISRPSVTPEDAGCLDLLAARLVPLGFACERMDSGPADFRVSNLWAKRPAVGKTVVFAGHTDVVPTGPLEQWSSDPFSPTHRDGKLYGRGASDMKTSIAAFVVAVEEFLAATPEPAIGIAFLLTSDEEGPSVDGTKIVVERLRERGEALSWCIVGEPTSVEKTGDMIKNGRRGTLSGKLTVKGVQGHIAYPQLARNPIHQAVPALAELAATQWDQGNAFFPPTSWQMSNIHGGTGATNVIPGSVVIDFNFRFCTESTADGLKERVHAVLDRHGLEYDLQWTLGGQPFLTTPGDLVTAVQQAIQAETGLATELSTTGGTSDGRFIAQICPQVIELGPPNATIHKIDEHVVVADIEPLKNIYRRTLENLHAQQAAA